A region of Clostridium acetobutylicum ATCC 824 DNA encodes the following proteins:
- a CDS encoding UPF0182 family protein, whose amino-acid sequence MKKKVTIVTIILFLLVIVGSFGKVTDFIINLEWFKEIGYTSVYFTKLAAILKLMIPIFIIIYTGLWFYYKSIRKIIIKWNKVVEVNVKTEKLKKRVAIVIDVIASFFVAYFTSSVYWYRILQFTSGNSFNIKDPIFNLDVSFYVFRLPLIESLYGVMLLFLIFMAVLTVILYIVLSLRDRVYNRNIGGINISFKEFFKGLSDFAGRQFAIISGLIMFLVAVGYAIRSFNLVYSPRGVVYGGGYTDIHVSLVFYVIIIAAAIVSSVVIFTSIIKYKIKPIFVSIVAILILIIGQSITAEIVQNLIVKSNEKNLEAPYIKNNIEYTRKAFNIDKLSESNFPSSDSLTQADIDSNRDTVNNIKVNSVTPALEFYNQVQVVRYYYDFRDLDVDRYNIGGKYSEVFLAPREIDSKSLEGNADTWQNRHLIYTHGYGLVMSKVNSVTSEGQPNFVIKDIPPQNSTNLKITNPRIYYGEETDDYAIANNTLGEFDYPDGSKNKTNNYDGKGGIKANILNRLIFAINKRDSNFLLSENITSNSKILINRNIMDRLNKIAPFLSYDKDPYVVLSGGKLFWIVDAYTTSDRFPYSQPYNNVNYIRNSVKVVIDAVDGTTNFYIVDKNDPIANSYSKIFPGLFKDVSQVPKDIRSHFKYPEDLFSTQCNVLGKYHVTDTGVFYNSEDLWETAKNQKQINGEKGVNDASYFIMRLPGENKSEMVLMEYFNMKDKDNMSAIFGARMDGNNYGKLILYKLPTDKTVYSPYLFKQKLNQDPSISKEVSLWNTQGSSVQFGDTSIIPIKNSLLYVEPVYLRAQGKNSMPEVKRVIVSFGNKMVMANSIDEALNQIFNNSSNNQSETRTETGGTSTDSSNNKDKLKQAQDLYNQAVDAQKNGDWSKYGDYINKLGKTLDELNK is encoded by the coding sequence TTGAAGAAGAAAGTTACTATTGTAACTATAATTTTATTCTTATTAGTTATAGTTGGTTCATTTGGTAAGGTAACAGACTTTATAATTAATTTAGAATGGTTTAAAGAAATAGGATATACGTCTGTGTATTTTACAAAGCTTGCTGCTATATTAAAACTTATGATTCCTATTTTTATTATTATATATACTGGACTTTGGTTTTATTATAAAAGTATAAGGAAAATAATTATAAAATGGAATAAGGTTGTTGAAGTTAATGTAAAAACTGAAAAATTAAAAAAAAGAGTAGCTATTGTAATTGATGTTATAGCATCTTTTTTTGTCGCATACTTTACGTCTTCAGTATATTGGTATAGAATACTACAGTTTACTAGTGGGAATAGTTTTAATATCAAGGATCCTATTTTTAATCTTGATGTATCGTTTTATGTATTTAGATTGCCACTTATAGAATCATTGTATGGAGTCATGCTGTTATTTCTAATATTTATGGCTGTACTTACAGTTATTCTCTATATAGTATTAAGTTTAAGAGATAGAGTTTATAATAGAAATATTGGTGGTATTAATATTAGTTTCAAGGAATTTTTTAAGGGATTAAGTGACTTTGCAGGTAGGCAGTTTGCTATAATTTCAGGTTTGATAATGTTTTTGGTAGCAGTAGGTTATGCTATAAGGTCATTTAATTTAGTTTATTCTCCACGTGGTGTTGTATATGGTGGAGGATATACAGACATACATGTATCACTTGTATTTTACGTAATTATAATTGCAGCAGCTATAGTATCATCAGTTGTTATTTTTACAAGCATAATCAAATATAAAATTAAGCCTATATTTGTATCAATAGTAGCTATACTAATATTAATTATAGGCCAAAGCATAACGGCTGAAATAGTTCAAAATTTAATTGTTAAATCTAATGAAAAGAATTTAGAAGCTCCTTATATTAAAAATAATATAGAATATACAAGGAAAGCTTTTAATATAGATAAGTTATCAGAAAGTAATTTTCCATCAAGTGATAGTTTAACGCAAGCAGATATAGATAGTAATAGAGATACAGTAAATAATATAAAAGTAAATTCGGTAACACCTGCACTGGAGTTTTATAATCAAGTGCAAGTGGTTAGGTATTACTATGATTTTAGAGATTTAGATGTTGATAGGTATAATATAGGTGGAAAATACAGTGAAGTATTTTTAGCACCAAGAGAAATAGATAGTAAATCACTTGAAGGAAATGCAGATACTTGGCAAAATAGGCATCTTATATATACACATGGATATGGCTTGGTTATGAGTAAGGTTAATTCAGTAACTAGCGAGGGACAACCGAACTTTGTAATAAAAGATATACCTCCTCAAAATAGCACTAATCTTAAGATTACAAATCCTAGAATATACTATGGTGAAGAAACGGATGATTATGCTATTGCAAACAATACTCTTGGAGAGTTTGACTATCCAGATGGAAGTAAAAATAAAACTAATAATTATGATGGGAAAGGTGGAATAAAGGCAAATATTTTAAATAGACTTATATTTGCCATAAATAAGAGAGATTCTAACTTTTTACTGTCAGAGAATATAACTAGTAATAGTAAGATTTTAATCAATAGAAATATAATGGATAGATTAAATAAAATAGCTCCATTTTTAAGTTATGATAAAGATCCTTATGTGGTTTTAAGCGGTGGCAAGTTATTTTGGATTGTAGATGCATATACGACTTCTGATAGATTTCCTTATTCCCAACCATATAACAATGTTAATTATATAAGAAATTCTGTTAAAGTTGTTATAGATGCAGTAGATGGCACAACCAACTTTTATATTGTAGATAAAAATGACCCTATAGCAAACAGCTATTCTAAGATTTTTCCTGGATTATTTAAAGATGTAAGTCAAGTTCCAAAAGATATAAGAAGTCATTTTAAATACCCAGAAGATTTATTTTCCACTCAGTGCAATGTTTTAGGAAAATATCATGTAACTGATACAGGGGTTTTTTATAATAGTGAAGATCTTTGGGAAACTGCTAAGAATCAAAAACAAATAAATGGCGAAAAGGGAGTAAATGATGCTTCGTACTTTATAATGAGACTTCCAGGAGAGAATAAATCTGAGATGGTTCTAATGGAGTATTTCAATATGAAAGATAAAGATAATATGTCAGCTATATTTGGAGCTAGGATGGATGGGAACAACTATGGAAAGTTAATTTTATATAAGCTTCCAACAGATAAAACAGTTTATAGCCCATATTTATTTAAGCAAAAGTTAAATCAAGATCCTTCAATATCAAAAGAAGTTTCACTATGGAATACTCAAGGATCAAGTGTTCAATTTGGAGATACGTCTATAATACCAATAAAAAATTCTCTTTTATATGTAGAACCAGTTTACTTAAGAGCACAAGGAAAAAATAGTATGCCTGAGGTGAAAAGGGTTATTGTATCCTTTGGGAATAAGATGGTTATGGCTAATAGTATAGATGAGGCATTGAATCAAATATTTAATAATAGCAGTAATAATCAATCTGAAACTAGAACTGAAACAGGAGGAACATCTACTGATAGTTCAAATAATAAGGATAAATTAAAGCAGGCTCAGGATTTATATAATCAGGCTGTTGATGCTCAAAAGAATGGCGATTGGTCAAAATATGGTGATTATATAAATAAACTAGGTAAGACTTTAGATGAATTGAATAAATAG
- a CDS encoding L,D-transpeptidase: protein MIKKEILKFLLSSLISSIVACSIIVAPIFFTKDDKPGDYVPPSISYEKKVKAEVKQEMKYKFKDNIAVFSSIDCSKNTYYINKNNVQLVTNIDKGTADIYTLNKGEEVVATKEKNGYIYCETNHVDNNGIFINGWIKKNTDNLTGLKYINSDTLIDVNITSQSLNVYRNNVILNKEPIKCSTGIKGDEYKETPMGIFTIKKKVQNLSNKREGENAMYGMEFFGDYFINSVSFNEIKKGGKIVYDENIREKNNLGKCDTNGGIRLSIADSQYIYNLVTDKSIVSIHY, encoded by the coding sequence ATGATTAAGAAAGAAATATTAAAATTTTTATTATCAAGCTTAATTAGTTCAATAGTAGCATGTTCAATTATAGTAGCGCCTATATTCTTTACTAAAGATGATAAGCCAGGAGATTATGTTCCACCTAGTATTTCATATGAGAAGAAAGTTAAAGCTGAAGTTAAGCAAGAAATGAAGTATAAGTTTAAAGATAATATTGCTGTTTTTTCTTCAATTGATTGTAGTAAAAATACTTATTATATAAATAAGAATAATGTACAGCTTGTAACTAACATAGATAAAGGAACAGCTGATATATATACACTTAATAAAGGAGAAGAGGTTGTAGCTACAAAAGAAAAGAATGGATATATTTATTGTGAAACAAATCATGTTGATAATAATGGTATATTCATTAATGGTTGGATTAAGAAAAATACTGATAATCTTACAGGTCTAAAATATATAAATTCAGATACTTTAATAGATGTTAATATCACATCTCAAAGTCTAAATGTATATAGAAACAATGTCATTTTAAATAAAGAACCTATTAAATGTTCAACAGGCATTAAAGGCGATGAATACAAAGAGACACCAATGGGGATTTTTACAATTAAAAAAAAGGTACAAAATTTATCAAACAAAAGAGAAGGGGAAAACGCAATGTATGGTATGGAATTTTTTGGTGATTATTTTATAAATTCAGTTTCCTTTAATGAAATAAAAAAAGGTGGTAAAATAGTATATGATGAAAATATAAGAGAAAAAAATAATCTAGGAAAGTGCGATACTAATGGAGGAATAAGGCTTTCAATAGCAGATTCTCAGTATATATATAATTTAGTAACCGATAAGAGTATAGTAAGTATTCACTATTAA
- a CDS encoding NAD(P)/FAD-dependent oxidoreductase translates to MDYDVLILGGGIIGCSIAYELSKYSLNVSLIEKEYEIGDDTSIVNSDLVYDGIESKYNFNYGLETEGNQEIEKICSVLSVPFKKVNAIVCSRDKENEDTINKIYSRGIKRGIKDASLANIESAIAKSIILKDINNKGIELKDIGIVCADDLALAYGEVAFDNGVNFRLNEKVIEIKKISKGFNVTTSKNKFTCKIVINTIPDASSPILVDGKEDKGSKKNISNLIYFVLDRKVKASLKHAIAVLSNKGDSTYIFRDFEDNIIVKIVTKDDCLYDEALDKLKAVIGDIEEEDIIYFYKSRFINDKIVITNKLDSDGYIKVQCKSYAISTVTPSISRNVGEAIVKNLNCKLKKEFYGRRREIYRFRDMSNKQRQKLIATNPDYGKIICRCNQVTEGEIIDSIRRPLGARTLNGIKRRTGVFNGECLGTCCIDKIVKILAKETNKSLTEVIKKTENSSIVKGRIKEFDEM, encoded by the coding sequence ATGGATTATGATGTTTTAATTTTAGGTGGAGGTATAATAGGTTGCTCGATAGCTTATGAATTATCTAAATATAGTTTAAATGTATCTCTTATAGAAAAAGAATATGAAATTGGTGATGATACTTCTATAGTAAATTCAGACTTAGTGTATGATGGAATAGAGTCTAAATATAATTTTAATTATGGGTTAGAGACTGAAGGAAATCAGGAAATTGAGAAAATTTGTTCGGTGCTTTCAGTACCATTTAAGAAGGTGAATGCTATTGTGTGTTCACGTGATAAAGAAAATGAGGACACAATAAATAAAATATATAGCAGAGGAATAAAAAGAGGAATAAAAGATGCAAGTTTAGCAAATATTGAGTCAGCAATAGCTAAGAGTATAATATTAAAAGACATAAATAATAAAGGTATTGAACTAAAAGATATTGGAATTGTATGTGCTGATGATTTGGCCTTAGCTTATGGAGAAGTAGCCTTTGATAATGGTGTTAATTTTAGATTAAATGAAAAGGTAATTGAGATAAAGAAAATATCTAAGGGGTTTAATGTAACTACAAGTAAAAATAAGTTTACATGTAAAATAGTTATAAATACTATTCCTGATGCAAGTAGCCCTATTTTAGTAGACGGAAAAGAAGATAAAGGTTCTAAAAAAAATATTAGTAATTTAATTTATTTTGTATTAGATAGAAAAGTTAAAGCTAGTCTAAAACATGCTATAGCAGTCTTAAGTAATAAGGGTGATAGTACATATATATTTAGAGATTTTGAAGATAATATAATAGTAAAAATTGTTACAAAGGACGATTGTCTATATGACGAGGCACTTGATAAACTAAAAGCTGTAATAGGAGATATTGAAGAAGAGGACATTATTTATTTTTACAAATCAAGATTCATTAATGATAAAATAGTTATAACAAATAAATTAGATAGTGATGGATATATAAAAGTACAATGTAAGAGTTATGCAATATCTACAGTTACACCATCAATTAGCAGAAATGTTGGTGAAGCTATAGTGAAAAATTTAAATTGTAAATTGAAAAAAGAGTTTTATGGTAGAAGACGTGAAATATATAGATTTAGGGATATGAGCAATAAGCAGAGACAAAAGCTAATAGCTACGAATCCTGATTATGGAAAGATAATTTGCAGATGTAATCAAGTTACAGAAGGAGAAATAATTGATTCAATAAGAAGACCATTAGGAGCTAGGACATTGAATGGTATAAAGAGAAGAACTGGAGTATTCAATGGAGAATGCCTAGGAACTTGTTGTATTGATAAGATAGTTAAGATTTTGGCAAAAGAGACTAATAAAAGTCTTACGGAAGTAATAAAAAAGACTGAAAATAGCAGTATTGTTAAAGGAAGAATAAAAGAATTTGATGAAATGTAG